The Candidatus Binatia bacterium nucleotide sequence GGTTGGCCACCGAGACGCAGTTGTCGCAGGCGTCGCCTACTCCGTCACCGTCACCGTCCGCCTGGTCGTTGTTGGCGTTGTTCGGGCAGTTGTCGCAGGCATCCCCGAAAGCGTCGCCGTCGGCGTTCGCCTGATCCGGGTTGGGCGTGGCGATGCAGTTGTCGCAGGCCGAGCCCACGCCGTCGCCGTCGCCGTCCATTTGCGTCGCGTTGAAGGTCGAAGGGCAGTTGTCGCAGTAGTCCCCGATCCCGTCCCCGTCGGAGTCCTTCGTCGCGCAGTCCGCGTTCGTCGTGCACGCGTCGCCGGAGGGGCTTCCGCCGATGTTGCACGTCCCGTTCGTACAGACGTTCGCCTGCGTGGGACACTTGTCGACGAGGTCGTCGACGGTGTCGCCGTCCGTGTCGACGGCACGCGCGAGGCCGAACGTGCCGAGGACGATCAAAAACGTGCTCGTCCAGACGAGATGACGAAAGCTGCGGACTCCCTTGGCCACCATGATCTTCCCTCCTTACGATTCGAACTTCCCCCCGGAATTCCGAAAGCCGCGCGACGCGCGAGCGCTCCGAAACCCCGACTCTTCGTACGCCGATCGATTCACTGCTTTCACACTGCACGCATTTCGATTCCCGGCGCAATTAAGGATTTTCCCTAACAAAGCTCGTTCTTCGTTGTTAGGGTTTTCCCTAACGGTCACGTACCCAATCTTGATCGAACGCGGCCCTGCTATCGGCGGGCACGGACCCGACAGAGCGGGCCCCTCCGAAATGCACGGACGAAACGCCGCACCCCGATCCGGAGGGACGCGCCCCGTCGCGTCCGGGACGGGGACGAATCCGGCCATCGCGCGTCCGATCGTGGCCGACACCACGAACGAACACGGACCCGACAGAGCGGGTCCCTCCGAAATGCACGGACGAAACGCCGCACCGCGATCCGGAGGGACGCGCTCCGTCGCGTCCCGAAGGGACGGTCAGCCCCGGCTCTTCGGGAGCATCCCGAAGTGTTCGAACGCGGCGCGAATGGCCTCGACCTTGTCCGGAGGGCAAGGATACGCGCGCCCCCCGGGCTTCCGGTTCCTCGCGGGCTTGACCTCGAGGCCGAACATTTCCTTGCAGTGAGCAATCCAGGCTGTGCTGGGCCAGAAGCCGTAGTGCTCCTTGACCCAGACCTGGATGTCTACGTACGTGGCCACCGTCGACCTCCTCGACGACGGGGCCCACGCGCGGCTCCGTGCTTCATCGTGCCGAACCTCCCTGATTCCATGGCACCCGCCCTATGGCACACTCGAACGCGAAAAGTCAATTCCGTTCCGACCGTCCGGAACGCCGCGGCTTTCCCGAAGCCGCCGGCCGCCCTGGCGAGGCGGCTTTTCGAGAAGGACCTGCGGCCCTTCGACCGGCGGAGACGGAGCTGGTAAAAACGGCGGAGCGGCCGGGAGTCGTCCCATGCAAACCCTGACGCTCGCTACCTGGAACGTGAACGGAATCCGGGCCCGAAAGAGCGAGGTTGCGGAGTTTCTCGCGACCGAACGCCCCGACGTCCTGTGTCTCCAGGAAATCAAGGCGCGGCCCGAGCAGGTGCCCGAAGAAATTCGCGAACCGCGAGAATACCGGGCCTTCTGGCACGGCGCGGGAGGCTACTCCGGCGTCGCGCTGCTCGTGCGGAAAGACGCCTTTCCCTCACGCCTCGAGGTCGTCGTGCCGTCTTTCGATTTCGAAACGCGGCTCCTGGAAGTCCGCGCAGGCGATCTTTTGTTCCTCTCCGCGTACGTGCCCAACGGCGGCAAGGACTTCGAGGCGAAGATGCGCTTTCTACGGACTCTCGAGGACTACGTGCGAAAGCTCCGCGCGGGCGGAAACCCCGTCGCGGTTTGCGGGGACCTGAACGTCACGCGCGAGGACCGCGACGTCCATCCCAAGGAGCGGAATCCGCAGCTTCTCGGCCAGCGACCGGAGGAACGAGCCGAGCTCGAAAAACTTCTCGCCGCGGGGCTCTCGGACGTGACGCGGACTTTCCACCCGGAGGACGAGCGGCTCTTCACCTGGTGGGCGCCCTGGCGACGGCACCGCGAGAGGAACATCGGCTGGCGGCTCGATTACATCCTGCTCGACCCCTGGCTCGCGAGCCGCGCGCGCTCTTGCACCGTGCGGCGCGAGTTCGGTAGTAGCGACCACGCGCCCGTCGTGGCCACCCTGGAGGTGTGAGAAACCGATGCCCTACGCCGAGGCCCGAGGCACGAAGCTCTTCTACGAAGACGTCGGGAGCGGAGAACCGACGCTCCTTTTCCTCCACGGCTGGTGTTGCGACCACACGACCTTCGCCCCCCAGCTCGAGCACTTCCGAGAAAGGCACCGCGTCGTCGCTCCCGACCTCCGGGGGCACGGCCGCAGCGAGAAACCCGAAGGACCCTACACGATGGAGACGCTCGCCGACGACGTCGCGCAGCTCGCGCGCGCCCTCGGGCTCCGGCAGGCGGTCGTCCTGGGTCACAGCATGGGCGGGCTCGTCGCTCTCTCGCTCGCCGCTCGCGAGCCCGAGCTTGTCGCGGCGGTCGTGACCCTCGACTCGCCGATCCTCCCGCCTCCGGAAGTTCGCGCCACGCTCGAAGAGCTCGCGCGCCGGTTTCGCGGCGCGGACTTCCCCGATGCGCAGAGGTCGCTCGTGAGCGATCGCCTCTTTCTTCCGACGGACGAACCCGAGATCCGCGAGCGAGTCTCGCGCATCATGCTCTCGGCACCGCAACACGTGGCGGCCGCGGCTTTCGAGGGCATCGCTGCTTTCGACCACGAGTCCGCCGTCCAGGCCCTGCGGGTTCCCTGGCTCGCGCTCTTCGCCTCCGAACCTCCCACGGACATCGCCTCGCTGCGGCTCCGCGTGCCCCACGTCATGGTAGGCCGGACGGTCGGAGCCGGCCACTTCCACCAGCTCGTCGTCCCGGACCAGGTCCACGCCATGGTCGAGCGCTTCCTCCGCGTCTCGGGCCTTCTCGGCCGGGAACTTGTACGTTCCCGGGGACTCGGGTAGAAGCGCGTCGGGGAAAGGGGTTCGTCATGAGGCGAGTGGTGCTGGTGGCATCGTTCCT carries:
- the xth gene encoding exodeoxyribonuclease III, giving the protein MQTLTLATWNVNGIRARKSEVAEFLATERPDVLCLQEIKARPEQVPEEIREPREYRAFWHGAGGYSGVALLVRKDAFPSRLEVVVPSFDFETRLLEVRAGDLLFLSAYVPNGGKDFEAKMRFLRTLEDYVRKLRAGGNPVAVCGDLNVTREDRDVHPKERNPQLLGQRPEERAELEKLLAAGLSDVTRTFHPEDERLFTWWAPWRRHRERNIGWRLDYILLDPWLASRARSCTVRREFGSSDHAPVVATLEV
- the pcaD gene encoding 3-oxoadipate enol-lactonase: MPYAEARGTKLFYEDVGSGEPTLLFLHGWCCDHTTFAPQLEHFRERHRVVAPDLRGHGRSEKPEGPYTMETLADDVAQLARALGLRQAVVLGHSMGGLVALSLAAREPELVAAVVTLDSPILPPPEVRATLEELARRFRGADFPDAQRSLVSDRLFLPTDEPEIRERVSRIMLSAPQHVAAAAFEGIAAFDHESAVQALRVPWLALFASEPPTDIASLRLRVPHVMVGRTVGAGHFHQLVVPDQVHAMVERFLRVSGLLGRELVRSRGLG
- a CDS encoding hypothetical protein (possible pseudo, frameshifted), with translation MVAKGVRSFRHLVWTSTFLIVLGTFGLARAVDTDGDTVDDLVDKCPTQANVCTNGTCNIGGSPSGDACTTNADCATKDSDGDGIGDYCDNCPSTFNATQMDGDGDGVGSACDNCIATPNPDQANADGDAFGDACDNCPNNANNDQADGDGDGVGDACDNCVSVANPDQANADGDSRGDACDNCPTVAGSQTDSDGDGLGNICDNCPSASNPDQADADGDGLGDVCDTCPNDATNDADGDGVCEDVDNCPGVSNPPRADRTATAWVTSATGATTTHERRRRRRSLRERGQLPGGCEFHPGRR